The DNA segment CTTACGCTTGCGCACTAAGTAAGGTTTACACGTTTGGCCCTACGTTCCGTGCTGAAAACTCAAACACCAGCCGCCACCTAGCAGAATTCTGGATGGTTGAGCCTGAAGTGGCATTCGCTGACCTAGAAGACGTGGCTAAGCTGTCTGAAGACATGCTTAAGTTCGTATTCAAAGCGGTACTTGAAGAGTGTCGCGATGACCTTGAGTTCTTTGCTCAACGCATCGATAAAGAAGCAATCACTCGTCTAGAGCAGTTTGTTTCTTCTGACTTCGCACAAGTTGACTACACTGACGCAATCCAGATCCTTCTGGACTCTGGTCGTGAGTTCGAATTCCCAGTTGAATGGGGTATCGATATGTCTTCTGAGCACGAGCGTTTCCTAGCGGAAGAGCACTTCAAAGCACCAGTCATCGTGAAGAACTACCCGAAAGACATCAAGGCATTCTACATGCGTGCTAACGATGACGGTAAGACAGTAGCGGCAATGGACGTACTTGCACCTGGCATCGGTGAAATCATCGGTGGTTCTCAGCGTGAAGAGCGTCTAGACATTCTAGACGAGCGTATGCGTGAAGTGGGCATCGACCCAGAGCACATGAGTTGGTACCGCGACCTACGTAAATACGGTACTGTACCGCACGCTGGTTTCGGCCTAGGCTTTGAGCGCCTAGTGTCTTACGTAACAGGTATGGGCAACGTTCGTGACGTGATCCCATTCCCACGTACACCACGCTCTGCGAACTTCTAATTCGTTAGAAAGTTAAAAAAAAAGGGGAGAGATAGCTTTGCTAACTC comes from the Vibrio astriarenae genome and includes:
- the asnS gene encoding asparagine--tRNA ligase — encoded protein: MTYAPVKDVLGGKLAVDSEVTVRGWIRSRRDSKAGISFLAIYDGSCFDPIQAVVPNNLNNYEDEVLKLTTGCSVEVTGKIVESPAKGQDFELAATDVKVVGWVEDAETYPMAKTRHSIEFLREVAHLRPRTNVIGAVARVRNCLSQAIHRFYHEQGFFWVSAPLITASDAEGAGEMFRVSTLDMENLPRTDKGDVDFNEDFFGKETFLTVSGQLNAEAYACALSKVYTFGPTFRAENSNTSRHLAEFWMVEPEVAFADLEDVAKLSEDMLKFVFKAVLEECRDDLEFFAQRIDKEAITRLEQFVSSDFAQVDYTDAIQILLDSGREFEFPVEWGIDMSSEHERFLAEEHFKAPVIVKNYPKDIKAFYMRANDDGKTVAAMDVLAPGIGEIIGGSQREERLDILDERMREVGIDPEHMSWYRDLRKYGTVPHAGFGLGFERLVSYVTGMGNVRDVIPFPRTPRSANF